One window from the genome of Streptomyces sp. NBC_00597 encodes:
- a CDS encoding GNAT family protein, whose translation MTAGGVLLRPVTGEDLDLFETAFTGEEGTGAFQWFGFTSALRLRRRHAEDGLLGPDGGVLSVVAGRDTVGRVEWFKSTWGRTDTSFCWTVAIGLVPGARGRGFGTRAQQQLARYLFAHTRAERVQAWTDVRNLAEQRALEKAGFTREGVLRAAQWRGGRWHDQVLFSILRGDEERS comes from the coding sequence ATGACCGCCGGCGGAGTGTTGCTGCGCCCGGTCACGGGCGAGGACCTGGACCTGTTCGAGACCGCCTTCACCGGCGAGGAGGGGACGGGCGCCTTCCAGTGGTTCGGTTTCACGTCCGCCCTGCGGCTGCGCAGGCGGCACGCGGAGGACGGGCTCCTCGGCCCGGACGGCGGGGTGCTCAGCGTGGTCGCGGGACGGGACACCGTGGGGCGCGTGGAGTGGTTCAAGTCGACGTGGGGCCGCACGGACACCTCGTTCTGCTGGACGGTGGCCATCGGCCTGGTACCGGGCGCCCGCGGCCGGGGCTTCGGCACGCGGGCGCAGCAGCAGCTGGCCCGCTACCTGTTCGCCCACACGCGGGCGGAGCGGGTGCAGGCCTGGACGGACGTGCGCAACCTCGCCGAGCAGCGGGCACTGGAGAAGGCCGGGTTCACCCGGGAGGGCGTGCTGCGCGCCGCCCAGTGGCGGGGCGGCCGGTGGCACGACCAGGTGCTGTTCTCGATCCTGCGCGGCGACGAGGAGAGGTCATGA
- a CDS encoding AAC(3) family N-acetyltransferase, with amino-acid sequence MTRHETGRTTERTVVTRRQLADALTTLGVRPGDVAVVHSSLRAFGFVVGGAQAVYEALREAVGPDGTLVMPAFTPQLCHPATWRAPDLVRTDPAAAAAGMPVFDPLRTPVSRTMGVLPELLRALPGSLRSPHPHVSFVAEGPRAREITRSHPDAYRLSSQSPLGELWRLDATVLMLGTGWDKCTALHLAEYAAAYPGRREGLWPLPGPGPAGTRWHEVPELLVWEGDFDRMGTEYEACGGPLARTAVGTAVCRAVPLRPLVDFAAGWLPGHRDLRRGIAPPGWREVVDADGPLPLPPLVCGRGPQLRPEPAPGVPV; translated from the coding sequence ATGACGCGGCATGAGACCGGGCGCACCACCGAACGCACCGTGGTCACCCGGCGGCAGCTCGCCGACGCACTGACCACCCTGGGCGTCCGCCCCGGCGACGTGGCCGTCGTGCACTCCTCGCTGCGCGCCTTCGGCTTCGTGGTGGGCGGCGCGCAGGCCGTGTACGAGGCCCTGCGCGAGGCCGTCGGACCGGACGGCACGCTCGTCATGCCCGCCTTCACCCCGCAGCTGTGCCATCCCGCCACTTGGCGCGCCCCGGACCTGGTGAGGACCGACCCGGCCGCCGCGGCGGCCGGGATGCCGGTCTTCGATCCGCTGCGCACGCCGGTCTCGCGGACCATGGGCGTGCTGCCGGAGCTGCTGCGCGCGCTGCCGGGCAGTCTTCGCTCGCCGCACCCGCACGTGTCGTTCGTGGCCGAGGGGCCGCGGGCGCGGGAGATCACCCGCTCCCATCCGGACGCGTACCGGCTGTCGTCGCAGAGCCCCCTGGGTGAGCTGTGGCGGCTCGACGCCACGGTCCTGATGCTCGGTACCGGCTGGGACAAGTGCACGGCGCTGCACCTGGCCGAGTACGCCGCCGCGTATCCGGGGCGGCGAGAGGGGCTGTGGCCGTTGCCCGGTCCCGGCCCGGCCGGCACCCGCTGGCACGAGGTGCCCGAACTGCTCGTCTGGGAGGGCGACTTCGACCGGATGGGCACGGAGTACGAGGCGTGCGGCGGCCCGCTGGCCCGGACGGCCGTCGGCACGGCCGTGTGCCGGGCCGTGCCCCTGCGCCCCCTGGTGGACTTCGCCGCCGGCTGGCTGCCCGGCCACCGGGACCTGCGGCGCGGGATCGCCCCGCCCGGCTGGCGCGAGGTCGTCGACGCCGACGGCCCGCTGCCGCTGCCGCCGCTGGTCTGCGGCCGTGGACCGCAACTGCGGCCGGAACCGGCTCCGGGGGTGCCCGTATGA
- a CDS encoding prolyl oligopeptidase family serine peptidase, with protein MTPTTPTPATDFVEALAAEPRPKAVAAFDGEGRLLLRADAPDGFGSLVPTLVGYRRGPAGTWAADWSVTEPGETIAVPGGFLYVRRRAVTFRSAHDGADVVERVVEHVAGEIATLALRPGTATVACVIRTAGPLGAHPEGLLQGSDAVWSQGADASLAAVRRPEGDWQIRLVDVGTTDAAGRDLPVTVPDGASLTGEAAWSGPDTLLLGLAHHRPDGTRRFGLLAVRAEDGATERSLLFDGIDLCYPVADPDGGQVAYLGTSVPANDAPPVQSACLVRPGTLELAVLDAPAGTWQRPVGWDGPGRLVCTAEDGPRRRLYVYEPARDSWRDVPLAASAESVQVRGGRVAVLVSALDTPPAVDVVTLADGHTERVEASERPPLPGTLSYHRQAVPGATGALASWLCRPAEGPVRGLVVFFHGGPFKSWTEWSWRWNPWPFVASGYAVALIEPPMSLGYVSAVPGGWANWRSGIAAVAVRQVEQLRAETGLAELPLALMGGSFGGYLSLSTAAALRPRLIASHAAPLDLVQVAESSDVGWQWLREYGEPASAQHAGYRDNSLPVRPVPEGTRVLLSHGMHDGLVPPTETLRVHRQLSRQGVRSEVAFFRSEAHPLSRPRNIRAWYRWVLTACASALAGEAGSEIADELTGELAARFAELAMGGLDDAA; from the coding sequence ATGACCCCCACGACACCCACCCCGGCCACCGATTTCGTCGAAGCGCTCGCAGCCGAGCCCCGCCCCAAGGCCGTCGCCGCCTTCGACGGCGAGGGACGGCTGCTGCTGCGCGCGGACGCCCCGGACGGCTTCGGCTCGCTCGTCCCGACGCTGGTCGGATACCGCCGCGGCCCCGCCGGGACCTGGGCGGCCGACTGGTCGGTGACCGAGCCGGGCGAGACGATCGCGGTCCCGGGCGGCTTCCTGTACGTGCGCCGCCGGGCCGTCACCTTCCGGTCCGCCCACGACGGCGCAGACGTCGTCGAGCGCGTCGTGGAGCACGTCGCCGGCGAGATCGCCACCCTGGCCCTGCGGCCGGGCACCGCCACGGTCGCCTGTGTGATCCGTACGGCCGGCCCCCTCGGCGCGCACCCCGAAGGGCTGCTCCAGGGGTCCGACGCCGTCTGGTCGCAGGGCGCGGACGCGAGCCTGGCTGCGGTCCGCCGGCCCGAGGGCGACTGGCAGATCCGGCTGGTCGACGTCGGAACCACCGACGCCGCCGGCCGCGACCTGCCCGTCACCGTGCCGGACGGCGCCTCCCTCACCGGCGAGGCCGCCTGGTCGGGACCGGACACCCTGCTGCTCGGCCTCGCCCACCACCGCCCCGACGGAACCCGGCGGTTCGGCCTCCTCGCGGTCCGCGCCGAGGACGGCGCCACCGAGCGCAGCCTCCTCTTCGACGGGATCGACCTCTGCTACCCGGTGGCGGACCCGGACGGCGGCCAGGTCGCCTACCTCGGCACCTCGGTGCCTGCGAACGACGCACCGCCCGTGCAGTCCGCCTGCCTGGTCCGCCCGGGCACCCTGGAGCTGGCCGTGCTCGACGCCCCGGCCGGCACCTGGCAGCGCCCGGTCGGCTGGGACGGCCCCGGCCGGCTCGTGTGCACGGCCGAGGACGGCCCGCGGCGCCGGCTGTACGTGTACGAACCGGCCCGCGACAGCTGGCGCGACGTCCCGCTCGCCGCGTCCGCGGAGAGCGTGCAGGTCCGCGGCGGCCGGGTCGCGGTGCTGGTGTCCGCGCTGGACACGCCCCCGGCGGTCGACGTCGTCACCTTGGCGGACGGGCACACCGAGCGGGTGGAGGCCAGCGAACGGCCGCCGCTGCCGGGCACGTTGTCGTACCACCGGCAGGCCGTGCCCGGCGCGACCGGGGCGCTGGCGAGCTGGCTGTGCCGGCCCGCCGAGGGACCGGTGCGCGGGCTGGTCGTGTTCTTCCACGGCGGTCCCTTCAAGAGCTGGACCGAGTGGTCCTGGCGGTGGAACCCGTGGCCGTTCGTCGCGTCCGGGTACGCGGTGGCGCTGATCGAGCCCCCGATGTCGCTGGGCTACGTGTCGGCCGTCCCGGGCGGCTGGGCCAACTGGCGGTCGGGGATCGCCGCGGTGGCGGTGCGCCAGGTGGAGCAGCTGCGGGCCGAGACGGGCCTGGCGGAGCTGCCACTGGCGCTGATGGGCGGCAGCTTCGGCGGCTACCTGTCGCTGAGCACGGCCGCGGCGCTGCGACCGCGGCTGATCGCCTCGCACGCCGCGCCGCTGGACCTCGTCCAGGTCGCGGAGAGCAGCGACGTCGGCTGGCAGTGGCTGCGCGAGTACGGCGAGCCCGCTTCGGCGCAGCACGCGGGCTACCGGGACAACAGCCTGCCGGTGCGGCCCGTGCCGGAGGGCACCCGCGTGTTGCTCTCGCACGGCATGCACGACGGGCTGGTGCCGCCGACCGAGACGCTGCGCGTCCACCGGCAGCTGTCGCGCCAGGGCGTCCGCTCGGAGGTGGCGTTCTTCCGCTCGGAGGCGCATCCGCTGAGCCGGCCGCGCAACATCCGCGCCTGGTACCGGTGGGTGCTGACGGCCTGCGCGAGCGCGCTCGCGGGCGAGGCGGGCAGCGAAATCGCGGACGAGCTGACGGGTGAACTGGCGGCGCGGTTCGCCGAACTGGCCATGGGAGGCCTCGATGACGCGGCATGA
- a CDS encoding TfuA-like protein, translating to MTARPPRRIAFVGPTLAPSERPEGSFTYLPPIRHGDLFALDLRPGDQVLVIDGVYQHFAPIRHKEILAVLALGVRVAGTASLGALRAAELASFGMRGLGHVYTAARCGELVADADVGVLHAADGDGGRRLTVATVAVRHAVAELTAAGRLSAAEAARIRQVADSLHFTERSERALLHHAGPARPAMQRLVDHLADHGDVKTQDALAALHLLESERAAPTKDSGWGPAADPTREAAADAAARPAGGRRPEAVLHTASDPGRAPAAGTVTGLCAGIGRAAATATGSTGGSAPGPELAAGVPAAGAVWESSYGSEWAFERRPLRPGSAVGSRHALACLQLFEADFPERHRAYARRMAAAAVSLPAGAASGALLGAAGFAPATRPDARLARPTAATAHWSAEDRLLTRTFRLRPGRLVYADLPPEALGGTGPAELEQWCLRLATPAGPPPVPPAHWHALLRRLWGAQHPHEYRLCALERGFRDEAEAARLAAAFNPALVALLTERAAA from the coding sequence GTGACAGCCCGTCCACCCCGCCGCATCGCCTTCGTGGGCCCGACGCTGGCTCCGTCCGAACGGCCCGAGGGCTCCTTCACGTACCTGCCGCCGATCCGGCACGGCGACCTGTTCGCGCTGGACCTGCGGCCCGGAGACCAGGTGCTCGTCATCGACGGCGTCTACCAGCACTTCGCGCCGATCCGGCACAAGGAGATCCTCGCGGTGCTCGCCCTCGGGGTGCGCGTCGCGGGTACGGCCAGCCTGGGCGCGCTGCGCGCCGCGGAGCTGGCCAGCTTCGGCATGCGCGGCCTCGGCCACGTGTACACGGCGGCCCGCTGCGGCGAGCTGGTCGCGGATGCCGACGTGGGCGTGCTGCATGCCGCCGACGGCGACGGAGGGCGCCGCCTCACGGTGGCGACGGTCGCCGTCCGGCATGCGGTCGCGGAACTGACGGCCGCCGGTCGGCTCTCCGCCGCCGAGGCGGCGCGGATCCGGCAGGTGGCGGACTCCCTGCACTTCACGGAGCGCTCCGAACGGGCGCTCCTCCACCACGCGGGCCCCGCCCGCCCCGCCATGCAGCGGCTCGTCGACCACCTGGCCGACCACGGGGACGTCAAGACCCAGGACGCCCTGGCGGCCCTCCACCTCCTTGAGTCCGAACGCGCGGCCCCCACGAAGGACTCGGGCTGGGGCCCCGCCGCCGACCCGACCCGCGAGGCCGCCGCGGACGCGGCCGCGAGGCCCGCCGGCGGCCGGCGCCCGGAAGCCGTCCTGCACACCGCCTCGGACCCGGGCCGAGCACCCGCCGCCGGCACGGTGACCGGGCTCTGCGCCGGCATCGGCCGGGCAGCCGCCACCGCCACGGGCTCGACCGGAGGGTCCGCCCCGGGACCGGAGCTCGCCGCCGGCGTCCCGGCGGCGGGGGCCGTCTGGGAGAGTTCGTACGGCAGCGAGTGGGCCTTCGAGCGGCGGCCCCTGCGCCCGGGGTCCGCGGTCGGGTCGCGGCACGCCCTGGCCTGCCTCCAGCTGTTCGAAGCCGACTTCCCCGAGCGGCACCGCGCCTACGCCCGCCGGATGGCGGCGGCCGCCGTCAGCCTGCCGGCCGGCGCGGCCTCCGGCGCCCTGCTCGGCGCCGCCGGGTTCGCGCCCGCGACCCGGCCCGACGCACGACTGGCCCGGCCCACCGCCGCGACCGCGCACTGGTCAGCCGAGGACCGGCTGCTGACCCGTACGTTCCGGCTGCGCCCGGGCCGGCTCGTGTACGCCGACCTGCCGCCGGAGGCCCTGGGCGGCACCGGGCCCGCCGAGCTGGAGCAGTGGTGCCTGCGCCTGGCGACCCCGGCCGGCCCGCCGCCCGTACCGCCCGCCCACTGGCACGCACTGCTGCGCCGGCTGTGGGGTGCTCAGCACCCGCACGAGTACCGGCTGTGCGCCCTGGAGCGCGGCTTCCGCGACGAGGCCGAAGCCGCCCGGCTCGCCGCCGCATTCAACCCGGCGCTCGTCGCCCTGCTCACCGAGAGGGCGGCCGCGTGA
- a CDS encoding YcaO-like family protein, translating into MNRLRASRRPPWLTGGGPAAVTRGTLRSTTPEQTWARLAPLLAERGITRVADLTGLDTLGTPVWTAIRPAAATLVASAGKGIDHASARISAVMESLEVAASEQARPETVAHGSARDVEPGYGVAELSLHPVSLADDRTELDWVAGWDLVAGAPALLPAAAVGLRGWAAGQWQPSTFVTTTNGLAGGNDHVEAALHGLLELCERDALARLGDADAVRVEPDGLGDRLGPVVQRIREAGGDAVLERIPSLPGTYTYTCWLTQPEMWQVFAGSGCHTDAAIAAERALLEAVQSRGSTISGGRDDIPEWTFRLQGAPAGRPRPVPGRSEPLPAAGAAPVRTLDEVLDGLVDAVHDRTGRPVIAVDLTPGGRPWPAVVQVFAPGLGLVLEHPRPQELTSRSFV; encoded by the coding sequence GTGAACCGGCTGCGGGCCTCCCGACGTCCGCCCTGGCTGACCGGCGGAGGACCCGCAGCCGTCACCCGGGGCACCCTGCGCAGCACCACCCCGGAGCAGACCTGGGCCCGGCTGGCACCGCTGCTCGCCGAGCGGGGCATCACGCGGGTGGCCGACCTGACCGGTCTGGACACCCTCGGCACTCCCGTGTGGACCGCGATCCGGCCCGCGGCCGCCACCTTGGTGGCCAGCGCCGGCAAGGGCATCGACCACGCGTCGGCGCGGATCTCCGCGGTGATGGAGTCACTGGAGGTGGCCGCGTCCGAGCAGGCCCGTCCCGAGACCGTCGCGCACGGCAGCGCCCGGGACGTGGAGCCGGGCTACGGCGTCGCCGAACTGTCCCTGCACCCCGTCTCGCTGGCCGACGACCGTACGGAGCTCGACTGGGTGGCGGGCTGGGACCTGGTCGCCGGCGCCCCGGCCCTGCTGCCCGCGGCGGCCGTCGGCCTGCGCGGCTGGGCGGCCGGGCAGTGGCAGCCGAGCACCTTCGTGACGACGACCAACGGCCTGGCCGGCGGCAACGACCACGTGGAGGCCGCGCTGCACGGGCTGCTGGAGCTGTGCGAGCGCGATGCGCTGGCGCGCCTCGGCGACGCCGACGCCGTACGGGTGGAACCCGACGGCCTGGGCGACCGGCTGGGGCCGGTCGTGCAGCGGATCCGCGAGGCGGGCGGCGACGCCGTGCTGGAGCGGATCCCGTCGCTGCCCGGTACGTACACGTACACCTGCTGGCTGACCCAGCCGGAGATGTGGCAGGTCTTCGCCGGGTCGGGCTGCCACACCGATGCGGCGATCGCAGCCGAACGGGCGCTGCTGGAGGCCGTGCAGAGCCGCGGCTCGACCATCAGCGGCGGGCGGGACGACATCCCCGAATGGACGTTCCGGCTCCAGGGCGCCCCCGCCGGACGGCCGCGCCCGGTGCCGGGCCGCAGCGAACCGCTGCCCGCGGCGGGAGCCGCGCCCGTCCGCACCCTGGACGAGGTCCTGGACGGACTCGTCGACGCCGTGCACGACCGCACCGGGCGGCCCGTCATCGCCGTGGACCTCACGCCGGGCGGCCGCCCGTGGCCCGCCGTCGTGCAGGTCTTCGCCCCCGGTCTCGGCCTCGTACTCGAACACCCGCGCCCGCAGGAACTCACCAGCAGGAGCTTCGTGTGA
- a CDS encoding JmjC domain-containing protein, whose translation MTVTTHTPEARSGAATAPASDGVPTLLDHLVGDPAVFFRDHWANQPVVLRAQTDLSGLITEQEMWDEVECGLLSRPYFTVFNEGVRTAISDMSTKRRVVGHDLTGFIRAEQIHKDWEAGATFKFNQAEHWHPRIRTLVQGMQPHFRGGLESFVFLSPPGKTAMQAHYDGAHVFVLQVCGTKDWVFGRIHPGSTSDSTIHEGPIADEERVEVTLRPGDVLYMPHGTPHYATAREGNSIHIAITVEEPTAENLANVLLATFMADPRFTAFEEDHHRHSAAERTELLREALLAHLADANEKAVTQAAVTLRREHR comes from the coding sequence ATGACTGTCACGACCCACACCCCCGAGGCCCGCTCCGGGGCGGCGACCGCGCCGGCCTCCGACGGGGTGCCCACGCTCCTGGACCATCTGGTGGGCGACCCCGCCGTGTTCTTCCGGGACCACTGGGCGAACCAGCCCGTCGTACTGCGGGCGCAGACGGACCTGTCCGGCCTGATCACCGAGCAGGAGATGTGGGACGAGGTCGAGTGCGGCCTGCTGTCCCGGCCGTACTTCACCGTGTTCAACGAGGGCGTGCGCACCGCGATCAGCGACATGTCCACCAAGCGGCGCGTGGTCGGCCACGACCTGACCGGCTTCATCCGGGCCGAGCAGATCCACAAGGACTGGGAGGCCGGGGCGACCTTCAAGTTCAACCAGGCCGAGCACTGGCACCCGCGGATCCGCACCCTCGTGCAGGGCATGCAGCCGCACTTCCGCGGCGGCCTGGAGTCCTTCGTCTTCCTGAGCCCGCCCGGCAAGACCGCCATGCAGGCCCACTACGACGGCGCGCACGTCTTCGTGCTCCAGGTCTGCGGCACCAAGGACTGGGTCTTCGGCCGCATCCACCCGGGTTCGACCAGCGACTCGACCATCCACGAGGGCCCGATCGCCGACGAGGAGCGGGTCGAGGTCACCCTGCGCCCGGGCGACGTCCTTTACATGCCGCACGGCACGCCGCACTACGCGACGGCCCGCGAGGGCAACTCCATCCACATCGCGATCACCGTGGAGGAGCCGACCGCCGAGAACCTCGCCAACGTCCTGCTGGCCACGTTCATGGCGGACCCGCGCTTCACCGCGTTCGAAGAGGACCACCACCGGCACTCCGCCGCCGAACGCACGGAACTGCTGCGCGAGGCCCTGCTCGCCCACCTCGCCGACGCGAACGAGAAGGCCGTCACGCAGGCCGCCGTCACCCTGCGCAGGGAGCACCGGTGA
- a CDS encoding JmjC domain-containing protein produces the protein MTAAASLTATLRDRLLEDAWGVSHRILKNAVDVSDLLGSADIERWLDASLLKWPYFTLLKHGEVPPVTSYTSVRDVIGQKREGFPDPAAVRRHMDRGATLKLNQLQDWHRQTRDIARGLEEFLPVAANSYVFWTPDESRGMLPHRDAAHVVAVQLEGRKEWHLYAEPDQVGAGAGLDVDASRPTHVFTMEPGDVLYLPHGWPHDAVAVDGPSLHLTFTLTDPTPENLVEAFLQRFLEDEPELVHHFHQRPLDERTSAVRKALYEQAKNLDGARWTRTAVDTMREAIG, from the coding sequence ATGACCGCAGCCGCTTCCCTGACTGCCACGCTCCGCGACAGGCTGCTGGAAGACGCCTGGGGCGTCTCGCACCGCATCCTCAAGAACGCCGTGGACGTGTCGGATCTGCTCGGCTCCGCCGACATCGAGCGCTGGCTCGACGCGAGCCTGCTGAAGTGGCCGTACTTCACGCTGCTGAAGCACGGCGAAGTTCCTCCCGTCACCTCGTACACGTCGGTGCGCGACGTCATCGGTCAGAAGCGGGAGGGTTTCCCCGACCCGGCCGCCGTCCGCCGCCACATGGACCGCGGCGCGACCCTCAAGCTCAACCAGCTCCAGGACTGGCACCGGCAGACCCGCGACATCGCCCGCGGGCTGGAGGAGTTCCTGCCCGTCGCGGCGAACTCGTACGTCTTCTGGACGCCGGACGAGTCGCGCGGCATGCTCCCGCACCGCGACGCCGCCCACGTGGTCGCCGTCCAGCTGGAGGGCCGCAAGGAGTGGCACCTGTACGCCGAGCCCGACCAGGTCGGGGCCGGCGCGGGCCTGGACGTCGACGCGTCCCGCCCGACGCACGTGTTCACGATGGAGCCCGGCGACGTGCTCTACCTCCCGCACGGCTGGCCGCACGACGCGGTCGCCGTCGACGGACCCTCGCTGCACCTGACGTTCACGCTGACCGACCCGACCCCCGAGAACCTCGTCGAGGCGTTCCTGCAGCGCTTCCTGGAGGACGAGCCCGAGCTCGTGCACCACTTCCACCAGCGCCCGCTGGACGAGCGGACCAGCGCGGTGCGCAAGGCCCTGTACGAGCAGGCCAAGAACTTGGACGGCGCGCGATGGACGCGCACGGCGGTGGACACGATGCGGGAGGCGATCGGCTGA